ATACCAACATTGGGAGCTTTTGCCACCATTGCAATGGCGTTTTCAGTTGGTGCCAACAATCTCCCAGCACCGGTTTGTCTCTCAATTTCTCCCCCTTTTTTTAGCTCAGTTGTACGGTTCGTAGATTACTTTGCAAGGCAaggtataaactttaaaaaacacATGTTTTTGACATAAAAATTGTTTCTTTTGATGGCAGTTCTCAACATCAATAGGTTCAGGGGCTTTAACCCTTCTGAAAGCCTCAATCATGGCTTGCGCCATATATATTCCCGGAGCAGCCTCTGCAAGCAACAGTAGAACAGTAGATGCTTTATTTTCTGATGTAAGCTAAAAGATTGTGGATTTCCTTACACAGACAAGCAAGTCTATTTATTGGTAAAAGAACATGATCATGTCTTGTTTGATGCAGTTCCTCAAAGAAAGTCAACCCACTGAAGGTTTCTTGATGTGGAGTATGGTAGTTGTTCTGCTGACAACAAGTACTTTTTATAATACTTGGTCTCattgattttgtattttctGTGGCTTGACATTGAAGTAATAGTAGTTCATCATGGTATTGTGTTTTTGACATGGACAGCAACGTGGCTTACACTTGCAACATACCTAGAGTTACCAGTATCATCCCAGCAATCGATACATGCTGCTATGTTAGGAACCATGCTGGTTACACAAGGTTTTGACTATTTGCCACTATGGAACAAggtaaaaggacttaattgatttgCTCATGGAATGTTTCGGTCCTTGTACTAATCAATAGCTTACTGCAGAACGAGAATCATGATTTTAACAGTGGAGGACTGCTCTGGATATTCCTTGAATGGACTCTTGCCCCATCAATTGCCTGTCTATGTGCATGGTTCCTCTTTGTTGTTTTGAAGAGTTCTATACTTCGCCGCGAAAATGCAAAGAAAAGGATTCTTGTTTTCCTCCCTATTGACTATGGTATATCTGCAGGATTACTATGCTTCGTTATCGTATCTCAGGTTTCTCATGTTATGCTTAATCTCAAGTAATTATAGCTTATCTTCTTTGGCATTATTGCCTACTTAATTATTGTCACagtttcatgttttgggtggcAGGTCATAGGGAACTATGTGGATGTTAATAGATTGACTGTTATGATTGCTGTTGCAGGGTCTGCTTTGATTGGAGCTGTATTATCTTCGGTAATTAGTACGTTCATAGTATACTTTGTTAttgtaaaattatgttattatccAATTGGTTTTTGCACACAGGTTGTAGTGGTTCCCTTGGCAATTAAAAAACTTGCTACCACTAAAAACCATAGAAACTCAATGGAGAACGACACATCCATGAAGCAAGAATCTGAGGAAAGTCGAGGAAACCAAGGTTGTTCTAATGGTGCAAAAGTCGATGATGATGTATTGGAAGATTTTATGCAGATGAGAGTTCTTGAAACAGTCTATGAGGAGGAAGAAAGAAGTTGTGGTTCACTTGATGTGATCCAAGAGCCTGAGCAGGTTCAACCCGGTGATAATACAAGTTCGGAACAATCCACTCCGTTTAAACAGCTGCTTAAGTCTACGCCGAATAGGTTGTTGCAAACACAAAACTTTCAGAGGAttgaaaaaacaacaacaatcgAAAATGTCATCAAGTATATCAGAGATACGGCGAAGTCCACTTTTTCCCCTGTATGTACTCAGGGTCATACTCTGACTCGGTCTTATAAACTGCActggttttttcttttattgacaGAAAATTTGTAATGGATTAGGTCCTTGAGTATGACAGAAGAACTCTTGTTCGACATGCCTTGgctgaaaattttgatgatattgAAGACTGCTTCAGTTTTCCTCTACTTCTAGCATCCTGCATGGTTGCGTAGGTTACCTAAACTCGTTACACTAAACCAAAATCACACAATTTCAATCTTAAACTATGCTAAGTTGCTATGCAGGCTTATTCAATCAACTACTGAGATAGCTTCCATCATGAATCCATATGTAGCTATACTCGACGTGTTTGAGCATAGATCAAAATATTCTAGTGAAGACGTGGTGAGTTACTGTAAACATTATCGAACAATTCATTTTCATGGTTAAACCGAAATACAATATAACCATTCATAAGACAATATTATCAGGGACATTTACAAGTAAAGTGGTGGTATGGTGGCATTGGAGGACTTGTTGCTGGAGTTGGATTCCTTTTATGTGGGTGGAGGCTGACTCAATGCCTTGGTGGGAAGCTGACATACATGAGCAACTCCAGAGGATGGGCATCCCAGTTAACAACAGTGGCAGCAATGATCATAGTTGCTAAGGTGAAGCTACCAGTTTCGAGTGTCCAAGCATTCATCGGTTTTTTAGTAGGAGTCGGAGTAGCGGATGATCGCTGGGCAAGTTTTTCTCAACCATTTCCTATTCAATTTCAGTGTTTTTACACCCTCAGTGCGCAagatattttaactaatttaagaTATTTGTTTTTCAGAATGTTAACTGGAAATTGGTATGCAAGATTATGTGTGGGTGGATCATGACAGTAATTCTTTGCCGTGGGATTGCTTATATGATGTTCTCTGCTTCCATGCATACACCAGCCTATGCAGTGCCCTGAAGAggtaaaaaagataaaaagaaatttacttatTTGGCCCATGCAGGTCTCAAGCCTACGACCTTCACATTATTAGCACGATACTCTAACCGACTAAGCTAATAGGCCACTGTTTATCTAAGTTCTATTTTCACTTTCCTGAGCATTCAGCCACTCAATTTTGGGTTATATGTTTCTTCTTTTAGTTTAATGTGGCCAGCAGGAtacaaacttttaaatttgtaattcaatcatttcatttattaaGATTAGATATTTGATCCAAATCATCACAACTCAAAACTATCAAATGATCCACCATGTAAATCTGCAAGGAGCGCCAAGGCATGTAACCAGTGGCATAAATGGACATTAGGGATAAAAGTTTCTAAAATGATAACAAGGCTAGGCAAATATGAGTGAGAAGGAGAAGAGTTATGGTCCAACTTATGGGCGGCGGTCTGATTTATGCAATGTCAGCACGATCGAGCATGTCTACCAAAGTCATCCTTCTGGGGAACCTAGGTGGCAACCTCAGATTCATGGCATCTTCAATCTGAATTGGGAGATGCGTTGCAACGATTACAATCCCACCCTTCTTTCTATGCTCTGCAATAATATATTCTAACAACCTCACCCCTTCGTTATCTAATGCAACAGAAGGCTCGTCTAACAACCAAATCGGCCTATCGATGGCAAGCAACCTAGCGAGCTGAAGCCTCTTTCGTTGTCCCATTGAAAGCATTCTTGCCTTATCTTTTGCCAGTCTTCCTAGGCCCATGAGCTCCAGGGCTGGCAAGGACTTACCATGCTTACCTTCAAGAACCTCAAACCATTGAACATTGTCAAGAACCGTGAACTTTTCTTTCACTGCATCCTTGAGGGAAAGCCAATTTAGTTGAAGCTTGTATTGGTGGAAGATTCCTGACTGACTAATGTCATGG
This genomic window from Gossypium raimondii isolate GPD5lz chromosome 10, ASM2569854v1, whole genome shotgun sequence contains:
- the LOC105776204 gene encoding phosphate-repressible phosphate permease pho-4 isoform X1; amino-acid sequence: MPSKNDKIAVELATKVVGKWNDTYQWIPTLGAFATIAMAFSVGANNLPAPFSTSIGSGALTLLKASIMACAIYIPGAASASNSRTVDALFSDFLKESQPTEGFLMWSMVVVLLTTTTWLTLATYLELPVSSQQSIHAAMLGTMLVTQGFDYLPLWNKNENHDFNSGGLLWIFLEWTLAPSIACLCAWFLFVVLKSSILRRENAKKRILVFLPIDYGISAGLLCFVIVSQVIGNYVDVNRLTVMIAVAGSALIGAVLSSVISTFIVYFVIVKLCYYPIGFCTQVVVVPLAIKKLATTKNHRNSMENDTSMKQESEESRGNQGCSNGAKVDDDVLEDFMQMRVLETVYEEEERSCGSLDVIQEPEQVQPGDNTSSEQSTPFKQLLKSTPNRLLQTQNFQRIEKTTTIENVIKYIRDTAKSTFSPVLEYDRRTLVRHALAENFDDIEDCFSFPLLLASCMVALIQSTTEIASIMNPYVAILDVFEHRSKYSSEDVGHLQVKWWYGGIGGLVAGVGFLLCGWRLTQCLGGKLTYMSNSRGWASQLTTVAAMIIVAKVKLPVSSVQAFIGFLVGVGVADDRWNVNWKLVCKIMCGWIMTVILCRGIAYMMFSASMHTPAYAVP
- the LOC105776204 gene encoding phosphate-repressible phosphate permease pho-4 isoform X2 is translated as MPSKNDKIAVELATKVVGKWNDTYQWIPTLGAFATIAMAFSVGANNLPAPFSTSIGSGALTLLKASIMACAIYIPGAASASNSRTVDALFSDFLKESQPTEGFLMWSMVVVLLTTTTWLTLATYLELPVSSQQSIHAAMLGTMLVTQGFDYLPLWNKNENHDFNSGGLLWIFLEWTLAPSIACLCAWFLFVVLKSSILRRENAKKRILVFLPIDYGISAGLLCFVIVSQVIGNYVDVNRLTVMIAVAGSALIGAVLSSVVVVPLAIKKLATTKNHRNSMENDTSMKQESEESRGNQGCSNGAKVDDDVLEDFMQMRVLETVYEEEERSCGSLDVIQEPEQVQPGDNTSSEQSTPFKQLLKSTPNRLLQTQNFQRIEKTTTIENVIKYIRDTAKSTFSPVLEYDRRTLVRHALAENFDDIEDCFSFPLLLASCMVALIQSTTEIASIMNPYVAILDVFEHRSKYSSEDVGHLQVKWWYGGIGGLVAGVGFLLCGWRLTQCLGGKLTYMSNSRGWASQLTTVAAMIIVAKVKLPVSSVQAFIGFLVGVGVADDRWNVNWKLVCKIMCGWIMTVILCRGIAYMMFSASMHTPAYAVP
- the LOC105776206 gene encoding ABC transporter I family member 1 gives rise to the protein MPVRKPPLPRILLNDVSCMRNAQQILRHVNVSVHDGGALVLTGSNGSGKTTFLRMLAGFSRPSAGQILWNGHDISQSGIFHQYKLQLNWLSLKDAVKEKFTVLDNVQWFEVLEGKHGKSLPALELMGLGRLAKDKARMLSMGQRKRLQLARLLAIDRPIWLLDEPSVALDNEGVRLLEYIIAEHRKKGGIVIVATHLPIQIEDAMNLRLPPRFPRRMTLVDMLDRADIA